In a single window of the Mesoplodon densirostris isolate mMesDen1 chromosome 18, mMesDen1 primary haplotype, whole genome shotgun sequence genome:
- the GAS2L2 gene encoding GAS2-like protein 2: MSQPGTGRRRPGTPRPPMCSIRPFKSSEQYLEAMKEDLAEWLRELYGLDMDAANFLQALETGLVLCQHANAVTEAALAFLAETPARAQKIALPRAGVSCNGAAQPGTFQARDNISNFIQWCRKEMGIQEVLMFETDDLVLRKNVKNVVLCLLELGRRARRFGVAAPTLVRLEEEIDQELQLELALPPPDPPPPPEPPTRPPCHFRNLDQLVQRLVSRCTCPVQFSMVKVSEGKYRVGDSNTLIFIRILRNHVMVRVGGGWDTLGHYLDKHDPCRCTSLSHKTGSFLKPPVPPVQHEVRVDDGPSEPQPTMTISRSQSPLRSVDWKTYTASGRKLRPPVAPSPAPHRERRAGAGILRGTAPFPRCQEKSLAPSWRQLPAGDSPPSPQSSPTPRGRDTPWEDRYPPELPRRRTPTSWVREETDSWGTRARTPIPQGLQAPEATTTGTPAGGPSPLPCSSSPAKPVGPRPPPRGEAEGASSQLRETAPVHSPSPVKGPTKILVRLPPACPPTPGRSFPGTASGGPRAELGRGPIPLRAVTGDLSGSRHGDCSVEERQEDQKLDVQVTAEAGEPWGLGPQHREGRCTPLPSGGIKEQAIYHSLGEQLLANMKLLAVADVCPQGAGSGVLPRSGVYVPSLGGRWLEPGGPYDKVIQELARGPPPLLKVDLGAWKAAPTGCPKPAVSAGPGSPEGKLGAEESGLRTKASPSAKGAGTMKVPAQGGQDCSAPAVSATPESSTPASSAPSSDKAKACPGKGKRTLRKPRRVPSIYKLKLRPRIRPRRDHRPEKQPSRIPKPLTYLHLGPAKAPPRGRLVRAVLGSNGGKAAPGDGASAGEEEEGKERKGPAAPLASSSQPLEGQGPQQLDQAPVSPEEESWV; this comes from the exons ATGTCCCAGCCTGGGACTGGCAGGAGGAGGCCTGGGACCCCGAGGCCTCCAATGTGCAGCATCCGGCCCTTTAAGTCCAGTGAGCAGTACCTGGAAGCCATGAAGGAGGACCTGGCCGAGTGGCTTCGGGAACTCTACGGGCTGGACATGGACGCAGCCAACTTCCTGCAGGCACTGGAGACGGGCCTGGTGCTGTGCCAGCATGCCAACGCCGTCACTGAAGCTGCCCTGGCCTTCCTGGCTGAGACACCTGCCCGAGCCCAGAAGATTGCCCTGCCCCGGGCCGGGGTTTCCTGCAATGGGGCCGCCCAGCCAGGCACCTTCCAGGCCCGGGACAACATCTCCAATTTCATCCAATGGTGCCGCAAGGAGATGGGTATCCAAG AGGTGCTGATGTTCGAGACGGACGACCTGGTGCTGCGCAAGAACGTGAAGAACGTGGTGCTGTGCCTGCTGGAGCTGGGCCGCCGGGCTCGGCGCTTCGGCGTCGCGGCGCCCACCCTGGTGCGGCTGGAGGAGGAGATCGACCAGGAACTGCAGCTGGAGCTGGCCCTGCCCCCGCCCGACCCCCCGCCGCCGCCCGAGCCCCCCACGCGCCCGCCCTGCCACTTCCGCAACCTGGACCAATTG GTTCAGAGGCTGGTGAGCCGCTGCACGTGCCCCGTTCAGTTCTCCATGGTCAAGGTGTCCGAGGGGAAGTACCGCGTGGGAGACTCCAACACCCTCATCTTCATCCGG atCCTCCGGAACCACGTGATGGTGCGTGTGGGGGGCGGCTGGGACACACTCGGTCACTATCTGGACAAACATGACCCCTGCCGGTGCACATCCCTCT CACACAAGACGGGCAGCTTCCTGAAGCCCCCTGTCCCACCGGTGCAGCATGAAGTGAGGGTGGACGATGGGCCCTCAGAGCCCCAGCCTACAATGACCATCAGCCGCTCCCAGAGCCCCCTGCGCTCCGTGGACTGGAAGACATATACCGCTTCAGGTCGAAAGCTGAGGCCCCCTGTCgccccctcccctgcaccccaCCGTGAACGGAGAGCAGGGGCAGGGATCCTCAGAGGGACAGCACCATTCCCGAG GTGCCAGGAGAAGTCACTCGCCCCGTCTTGGAGGCAGCTGCCAGCTGGGGACAGCCCACCCAGCCCCCAGTCCTCACCTACTCCCAGGGGCCGAGACACACCGTGGGAGGACAGATACCCCCCTGAACTCCCCAGGAGAAGGACTCCCACATCTTGGGTCCGTGAGGAGACAGACAGCTGGGGAACTCGTGCCAGGACCCCCATCCCCCAGGGACTCCAAGCCCCTGAGGCCACTACCACAGGGACACCAGCAGGAGGACCATCTCCCCTGCCTTGTTCCTCCAGCCCAGCCAAGCCTGTGGGCCCCAGGCCACCACCCCGGGGTGAGGCTGAGGGTGCTTCCTCCCAGCTTAGGGAGACGGCACCTGTCCATTCTCCATCCCCTGTTAAAGGACCCACCAAGATCCTGGTCCGGTTGCCCCCAGCTTGCCCCCCGACTCCAGGAAGAAGCTTTCCAGGGACTGCAAGTGGAGGTCCCAGGGCAGAACTGGGGAGAGGGCCCATTCCATTAAGGGCCGTCACTGGGGACCTGTCTGGGTCCAGACATGGGGACTGCTCTGTGGAAGAGAGGCAAGAGGACCAGAAGCTGGACGTCCAGGTGACAGCAGAGGCCGGAGAGCCCTGGGGCCTGGGCCCACAGCACCGGGAGGGGAGGTGCACTCCCCTGCCCTCGGGTGGGATCAAGGAGCAAGCCATCTACCACAGCCTTGGGGAGCAGCTTTTGGCCAACATGAAGCTGCTAGCGGTGGCGGATGTCTGCCCCCAGGGCGCAGGGTCTGGAGTCCTTCCTCGCAGTGGAGTCTATGTGCCCAGTCTGGGTGGGCGGTGGCTTGAGCCTGGGGGTCCTTATGACAAAGTCATCCAAGAACTGGCTCGGGGCCCCCCACCCCTCCTTAAGGTGGACCTGGGAGCCTGGAAAGCAGCCCCTACAGGCTGCCCTAAGCCGGCTGTAAGTGCAGGCCCAGGAAGCCCAGAAGGGAAACTGGGAGCCGAAGAGAGTGGGCTGAGGACAAAAGCAAGCCCAAGTGCCAAGGGTGCCGGGACAATGAAGGTCCCAGCTCAAGGGGGGCAGGACTGCTCAGCCCCTGCTGTGTCTGCCACCCCAGAGTCCTCCACACCTGCGTCCTCCGCCCCCAGTTCTGATAAAGCCAAGGCATGTCCAGGCAAGGGCAAGAGAACACTCCGGAAGCCCCGGAGAGTCCCATCCATCTACAAGCTGAAGCTCAGGCCCAGGATTCGGCCCCGGAGAGACCACAGGCCTGAGAAGCAGCCTTCACGAATCCCCAAGCCGTTGACCTACCTCCACCTGGGTCCAGCCAAGGCACCCCCCAGGGGCAGGCTGGTGAGAGCAGTGCTGGGCAGCAACGGAGGGAAGGCAGCCCCGGGGGATGGAGCCTCggcgggggaggaggaggaaggaaaggagaggaaagggcCAGCTGCACCACTGGCGAGCAGCTCCCAGCCTTTGGAGGGCCAGGGGCCTCAGCAGCTTGATCAAGCCCCCGTCTCACCTGAGGAGGAGTCTTGGGTGTGA